A part of Melittangium boletus DSM 14713 genomic DNA contains:
- a CDS encoding sensor domain-containing diguanylate cyclase translates to MPSPLSAVSKLTRFLVRAVPAASVLCAFVHLARGGFRGLHSLGWTEAALVLFLLAGLGVMGWRRFTREAVGAPLYLRDDVELGAVFLASAFLVVALAGGAAFPLVYLLMACLVAFLPRVASGVLLGVALAFDALIVFRSPESGLATFLIHASFLSLFAGLNHLVLAARIAAARRAESAAVDKRIKEVEERARTFRLVNAGTHDNPPDEKEQEKWLLASVKEIEGAVGAALEIAETALKTHTCAAFLLTSDDKGLKLYDCRSASERVQRERFNAGEGVLGGVLKRRAPVRMHSAHGLKGITWYESGAPSVGAVLAVPIIEGGGLVRGVLIADRHTHNPFSDDDEKLLTTIAAEVLRSIEVERVMTYIRKTRDEKDRFFRAIEELNRAGSPEQVFLAVLESARQLAGLDFSAVTIVSEVEGKRVHKVARMLGVGSAGKAIEGTTFPDNNGLVANVVRYGAPLPGRDLKAMDRQVIFDEETQVRGLAALKIFPLTAGDRILGTLVAGSRRKTALDHDVLRMLEVIAMQAAQAVLRAQLYEQMERMATTDGMTGLYNNRTFQAKADEMLAHSRRYGRKCSLVLTDVDHFKSVNDTYGHLTGDQVLKGVARILKQQARDTDIVARYGGEEFAILMPETDPKGAKVIAERIREAIKAEVFQTEMGPLKVTLSLGIATAPDHGVDKLVLVEQADQCLYYAKRHGRNQSVTVAEAQGGRKLQAVEG, encoded by the coding sequence ATGCCCTCGCCCCTCTCCGCCGTCTCCAAGTTGACGCGCTTCCTGGTGCGGGCCGTGCCCGCGGCGTCCGTGCTCTGCGCCTTCGTGCACCTGGCTCGCGGGGGCTTCCGTGGTCTGCACTCGCTCGGCTGGACGGAGGCCGCCCTCGTCCTCTTCCTGCTCGCCGGGCTCGGGGTGATGGGCTGGCGCCGCTTCACCCGCGAGGCCGTGGGCGCGCCGCTCTACCTTCGGGACGACGTGGAGCTGGGCGCGGTGTTCCTCGCCTCGGCGTTCCTCGTGGTCGCCCTCGCGGGCGGCGCCGCGTTTCCCCTCGTCTACCTGCTCATGGCGTGTCTGGTGGCCTTCCTGCCGCGCGTCGCGAGTGGGGTGCTGCTCGGCGTGGCGCTCGCGTTCGACGCGCTCATCGTCTTCCGGAGCCCCGAGAGCGGGCTCGCCACCTTCCTCATCCACGCCTCCTTCCTGTCGCTCTTCGCGGGCCTCAACCACCTGGTGCTCGCCGCGCGCATCGCCGCCGCCCGCCGGGCCGAGAGCGCCGCCGTGGACAAGCGCATCAAGGAAGTGGAGGAGCGCGCCCGCACGTTCCGCCTGGTGAACGCCGGCACCCACGACAACCCCCCCGACGAGAAGGAGCAGGAGAAGTGGCTGCTCGCGTCGGTGAAGGAGATCGAGGGCGCGGTGGGCGCGGCCCTGGAGATCGCCGAGACGGCGCTCAAGACGCACACCTGCGCGGCCTTCCTGCTCACCTCGGACGACAAGGGGCTCAAGCTGTACGACTGCCGCAGCGCCTCCGAGCGCGTGCAGCGCGAGCGCTTCAACGCGGGCGAGGGCGTGCTGGGCGGCGTGCTCAAGCGCCGGGCCCCGGTGCGCATGCACTCGGCGCATGGGCTCAAGGGGATCACCTGGTACGAGAGCGGCGCGCCCTCCGTGGGGGCCGTGCTGGCCGTGCCCATCATCGAGGGCGGCGGCCTGGTGCGCGGCGTGCTGATCGCGGATCGCCACACGCACAACCCCTTCTCGGATGACGACGAGAAGCTGCTCACCACCATCGCCGCCGAGGTGCTGCGCTCCATCGAGGTGGAGCGGGTGATGACGTACATCCGCAAGACGCGCGACGAGAAGGACCGGTTCTTCCGCGCCATCGAGGAGCTCAACCGCGCGGGCAGCCCCGAGCAGGTGTTCCTCGCCGTGCTGGAGAGCGCGCGGCAGCTCGCGGGGCTGGACTTCAGCGCCGTCACCATCGTGAGCGAGGTGGAGGGCAAGCGCGTGCACAAGGTGGCGCGCATGCTGGGCGTGGGCTCGGCGGGCAAGGCCATCGAGGGCACGACCTTCCCGGACAACAACGGGCTCGTCGCCAACGTGGTGCGCTACGGCGCGCCCCTGCCCGGGCGGGACTTGAAGGCCATGGACCGGCAGGTCATCTTCGACGAGGAGACGCAGGTGCGTGGGCTCGCGGCGTTGAAGATCTTCCCGCTCACGGCGGGTGACCGGATCCTCGGCACGCTGGTGGCGGGCTCGCGGCGCAAGACGGCGCTGGACCATGACGTGCTGCGCATGCTGGAGGTCATCGCCATGCAGGCCGCCCAGGCGGTGTTGCGCGCCCAGCTCTACGAGCAGATGGAGCGCATGGCCACCACGGACGGCATGACGGGCCTGTACAACAACCGCACCTTCCAGGCGAAGGCGGACGAGATGCTGGCGCACTCGCGGCGTTATGGGCGCAAGTGCTCGCTGGTGCTCACGGACGTGGACCACTTCAAGAGCGTCAACGACACCTACGGCCACCTCACGGGAGACCAGGTGCTCAAGGGCGTGGCGCGCATCCTCAAGCAGCAGGCGCGCGACACGGACATCGTGGCCCGCTACGGCGGCGAGGAGTTCGCCATCCTCATGCCGGAGACGGACCCCAAGGGCGCCAAGGTCATCGCCGAGCGCATCCGCGAGGCCATCAAGGCCGAGGTGTTCCAGACGGAAATGGGCCCGCTCAAGGTGACGCTGTCCCTGGGCATCGCCACCGCGCCGGACCACGGCGTGGACAAGCTGGTGCTGGTGGAGCAGGCGGACCAGTGCCTGTACTACGCCAAGCGCCACGGCCGGAACCAGTCCGTCACCGTCGCCGAGGCCCAGGGCGGCCGCAAGCTCCAGGCCGTCGAGGGCTGA
- a CDS encoding class I SAM-dependent methyltransferase: MNGPARIPLGVTTSGQPEVALVQRAREAARAWGLPFVARRKKQPLGPLLESVAEALLVFEREGVTLWDKESSFSFNPGMAHLRRLRILDGQRDDALVRVGELRAGDHVLDCTLGLGQDALVAALVVGPEGRVVALEKSLALFAVVSQGLAAYPYGPASSRVEALHADSHAYLRTLPSGSFDVVCFDPMFEKPKKSQPAFEMLRRFAEHAPLTPDVLREAQRVARRWVVVKGSKYSEDLTKLGLEAEPGSRYTSVIWGRAPALAPK, encoded by the coding sequence ATGAATGGGCCCGCGCGCATCCCCCTGGGCGTCACCACGAGTGGACAACCCGAGGTGGCGCTCGTCCAACGGGCCCGCGAGGCCGCGCGCGCCTGGGGCCTGCCCTTCGTGGCCCGCCGCAAGAAGCAGCCCCTGGGCCCCCTGCTCGAATCCGTCGCCGAGGCCCTGCTCGTCTTCGAGCGCGAGGGCGTGACGCTCTGGGACAAGGAGAGCTCGTTCAGCTTCAACCCCGGCATGGCCCACCTGCGCCGGCTGCGAATCCTCGACGGGCAGCGGGATGACGCCCTCGTGCGCGTGGGCGAGCTGCGCGCGGGAGACCACGTTCTCGACTGCACCCTGGGGCTCGGGCAGGACGCCCTGGTGGCGGCGCTGGTGGTGGGCCCGGAGGGCAGGGTGGTGGCCCTGGAGAAGAGCCTCGCCCTGTTCGCCGTCGTGTCCCAGGGACTCGCCGCCTACCCCTACGGCCCCGCATCCAGCCGCGTGGAGGCCCTGCACGCGGATTCCCACGCGTACCTGCGCACGCTGCCCTCGGGCTCCTTCGACGTCGTCTGCTTCGATCCGATGTTCGAGAAGCCCAAGAAGTCCCAGCCCGCCTTCGAGATGCTGCGCCGCTTCGCCGAGCATGCCCCGCTCACTCCGGACGTCTTGCGGGAAGCCCAGCGCGTGGCTCGGCGGTGGGTGGTGGTGAAGGGCTCCAAGTACTCGGAGGACCTGACGAAGCTGGGGCTCGAGGCCGAACCCGGCTCCCGCTACACCTCGGTCATCTGGGGCCGCGCGCCCGCGCTCGCCCCCAAGTAG